A single Xylanimonas cellulosilytica DSM 15894 DNA region contains:
- a CDS encoding response regulator transcription factor produces the protein MSAAPRALVVDDEPQMLAIVEFALQTQGFECVTAPDAERAWRVLLTQDVDLAVLDVMLPGASGIELCRRIRSRLDVPVLLLTARGETEDRIAGLEAGADDYVPKPFSPREVALRAQALVRRTGARHEPRDVVVNGPVRVDVLRRTLTSGGEVVHLSELETRLLATLAERAGEVVTWRDLLNDVWSTASVAGGREMVKTAVYRVRQRLPERAGEPLVVTVRGRGYLMPRLDR, from the coding sequence ATGAGCGCGGCACCGCGGGCCCTCGTCGTCGACGACGAACCGCAGATGCTCGCGATCGTCGAGTTCGCGCTGCAGACGCAGGGCTTCGAGTGCGTGACCGCCCCGGACGCCGAGCGTGCCTGGCGCGTGCTCCTGACCCAGGACGTCGACCTCGCCGTGCTCGACGTCATGCTGCCGGGCGCGAGCGGCATCGAGCTGTGCCGCCGCATCCGCAGCAGGCTCGACGTCCCGGTGCTGCTCCTGACCGCCCGCGGCGAGACCGAGGACCGCATCGCAGGGCTCGAGGCCGGCGCCGACGACTACGTCCCCAAGCCGTTCAGCCCGCGCGAGGTGGCGCTGCGCGCCCAGGCGCTCGTCCGGCGCACCGGGGCCCGGCACGAGCCGCGCGACGTCGTCGTCAACGGCCCCGTCCGGGTGGACGTCCTGCGCCGGACGCTGACCTCCGGGGGCGAGGTGGTGCACCTCAGCGAGCTCGAGACACGCCTGCTCGCGACCCTCGCGGAGCGGGCCGGCGAGGTCGTCACCTGGCGTGACCTGCTCAACGACGTGTGGTCCACGGCGTCGGTCGCCGGCGGGCGCGAGATGGTCAAGACCGCCGTCTACCGGGTGCGGCAGCGCCTCCCCGAGCGGGCCGGGGAACCGCTCGTGGTGACCGTGCGCGGGCGCGGCTACCTGATGCCGCGCCTCGACCGCTGA
- the tilS gene encoding tRNA lysidine(34) synthetase TilS, protein MGHVDRSVLAVRVAVRATLADLVAAGLGPGDLVLVACSGGSDSLALAAAVAHESRRVGRSVRSRGFAVRAAAVVVDHGLQPGSDDVAAAAAQQCRGLGLDPVVVRRVVVGHDGVTGLEDAARRARYAAFDDVAASTGAVAVLLGHTLDDQAEQVLLGLARGSGARTLAGIPPARGIYRRPLLGLRRAQLRAACAAQGLDWWDDPTNDLPPSSDRDMPHGPVPLRTRVRHEVLPLLEDVLGPGTAESLARSATQLRADADALDDAAATLLADAKRPTPPPAPDLSEPREPLASPPSDNPASDNPAEVRLDVGVLAAAPAAVRRRALRAAALAVGAPPGATGAKHVDALDALVVGWHGQGAVGLPSGASARRACGTLVLHRGPGPS, encoded by the coding sequence ATGGGCCACGTCGACCGCTCCGTCCTGGCCGTGCGGGTCGCCGTGCGTGCCACGCTCGCCGACCTCGTCGCCGCCGGGCTCGGCCCCGGCGACCTCGTGCTCGTCGCCTGCTCCGGCGGGTCCGACTCGCTGGCGCTCGCGGCCGCCGTCGCGCACGAGTCGCGTCGCGTCGGGCGGTCGGTCCGGTCACGGGGGTTCGCGGTGCGCGCCGCCGCCGTCGTCGTCGACCACGGCCTGCAGCCCGGGTCGGACGACGTCGCCGCGGCCGCCGCGCAGCAGTGCCGCGGGCTGGGCCTCGACCCGGTCGTGGTGCGCCGCGTCGTCGTCGGGCACGACGGCGTGACCGGGCTGGAGGATGCCGCACGGCGGGCGCGCTACGCGGCGTTCGACGACGTCGCAGCGTCGACCGGTGCGGTCGCCGTGCTGCTGGGCCACACCCTCGACGACCAGGCCGAGCAGGTGCTGCTGGGTCTGGCGCGGGGGAGCGGGGCCCGCACCCTGGCCGGTATCCCGCCGGCCCGCGGGATCTACCGGCGCCCCCTGCTGGGCCTGCGCCGGGCGCAGCTCCGCGCCGCCTGCGCCGCGCAAGGGCTGGACTGGTGGGACGACCCGACCAACGACCTGCCGCCGTCGTCGGACCGTGACATGCCGCACGGACCGGTGCCGCTGCGCACCCGGGTGCGCCACGAGGTGCTGCCCCTGCTGGAGGACGTGCTCGGCCCCGGCACGGCGGAGTCCCTGGCCCGCTCGGCCACCCAGCTCCGCGCCGACGCCGACGCCCTCGACGACGCGGCTGCCACCCTCCTGGCGGACGCCAAGCGCCCTACACCCCCACCCGCACCCGACCTGTCAGAGCCACGCGAGCCCTTGGCCTCGCCACCCTCTGACAACCCGGCATCTGACAACCCGGCGGAGGTGCGGCTCGACGTGGGGGTGCTGGCGGCGGCGCCCGCGGCCGTGCGGCGGCGGGCGCTGCGGGCGGCGGCCCTCGCCGTCGGGGCGCCTCCCGGGGCGACCGGCGCGAAGCACGTCGACGCGCTCGACGCGCTGGTGGTCGGCTGGCACGGGCAGGGGGCCGTCGGGCTGCCGTCCGGTGCGAGCGCACGCCGCGCGTGTGGCACCCTGGTCCTGCACCGAGGGCCCGGTCCCTCCTGA
- a CDS encoding ABC transporter ATP-binding protein: MIGTDMSNLDAAVRLTEPARDTATASGRLNLRGLTKQFAGGVVAVDDVDLEIAPGEFVTLLGPSGCGKTTTLRMIAGFESPTSGAVDLDGVPMISVPPSKRPMAMVFQSYALFPHMSVRDNVAYGLRLRRTPAAQLKEDVELALTSMNLLTMADRAPSQLSGGQQQRVALARAMVMRPNVLLFDEPLSNLDAKLRELMRLEIRRLQHRLGITSVYVTHDQAEAMAMSDRVVVMNSGRIEQAAAPDVIYRRPASVFVADFIGRANFLSADVLGAAGPGEARVEVFGEELVVPAHPAALAEREAVLLVRPESVRVRPVGAPGTADNADPQGRRGRVLATVFYGEHVEYEIETEHGTVLAVVSDPEVADIPSEGEIVEVSFAPSRAWLLPRR, encoded by the coding sequence GTGATCGGAACCGACATGTCGAACCTGGACGCCGCCGTCCGCCTCACCGAGCCCGCCCGTGACACCGCCACCGCCTCGGGGCGCCTGAACCTGCGGGGCCTGACCAAGCAGTTCGCGGGAGGGGTCGTCGCCGTCGACGACGTCGACCTCGAGATCGCCCCCGGCGAGTTCGTCACCCTGCTCGGCCCGTCCGGCTGCGGGAAGACGACCACCCTGCGGATGATCGCCGGCTTCGAGAGCCCGACGTCGGGTGCCGTGGACCTCGACGGCGTGCCGATGATCTCGGTGCCGCCGAGCAAGCGGCCCATGGCCATGGTCTTCCAGTCCTACGCCCTGTTCCCGCACATGAGCGTGCGTGACAACGTGGCGTACGGGCTGCGGCTGCGGCGCACGCCCGCCGCGCAGCTCAAGGAGGACGTCGAGCTCGCGCTCACGTCGATGAACCTGCTGACCATGGCCGACCGCGCCCCCAGCCAGCTCTCGGGCGGGCAGCAGCAGCGCGTCGCGCTCGCACGCGCGATGGTGATGCGGCCCAACGTGCTGCTGTTCGACGAACCGCTGAGCAACCTCGACGCGAAGCTGCGCGAGCTGATGCGCCTGGAGATCCGGCGCCTGCAGCACCGCCTCGGGATCACCTCGGTGTACGTCACGCACGACCAGGCCGAGGCGATGGCGATGTCGGACCGCGTCGTCGTCATGAACAGCGGGCGGATCGAGCAGGCCGCGGCGCCCGACGTGATCTACCGCCGCCCGGCCTCGGTGTTCGTCGCGGACTTCATCGGGCGGGCCAACTTCCTGTCCGCGGACGTGCTGGGTGCGGCCGGGCCGGGCGAGGCACGCGTCGAGGTGTTCGGCGAGGAGCTGGTGGTGCCCGCGCACCCGGCAGCCCTGGCGGAGCGCGAGGCGGTGCTGCTGGTGCGCCCCGAGTCGGTGCGCGTCCGGCCGGTGGGCGCTCCCGGTACGGCGGACAACGCCGACCCGCAGGGCCGGCGCGGGCGGGTTCTCGCCACGGTGTTCTACGGCGAGCACGTCGAGTACGAGATCGAGACCGAGCACGGGACCGTGCTGGCCGTCGTCTCCGACCCCGAGGTCGCCGACATCCCGTCCGAGGGGGAGATCGTGGAGGTCTCGTTCGCCCCGTCGAGGGCGTGGCTGCTGCCGCGGCGGTGA
- a CDS encoding inorganic diphosphatase, with translation MEFDVTIEIPKGQRNKYEVDHESGRIRLDRMLFTSTRYPDDYGFIEGTLGEDGDPLDAMVLLEEPTFPGCLIRCRALGMFRMRDEAGGDDKVLCVPTGDQRAAWRQDIDDVSDFHRLEIQHFFEVYKDLEPGKSVEGAHWVGRAEAEAEIDRSFERARNAGYHH, from the coding sequence GTGGAGTTCGACGTCACGATCGAGATCCCGAAGGGGCAGCGGAACAAGTACGAGGTGGACCACGAGTCTGGTCGCATCCGGCTGGACCGCATGCTCTTCACGTCGACCCGCTACCCGGACGACTACGGGTTCATCGAGGGCACCCTCGGTGAGGACGGCGACCCGCTGGACGCCATGGTGCTGCTGGAGGAGCCCACGTTCCCCGGCTGCCTGATCCGCTGCCGCGCGCTGGGCATGTTCCGCATGCGCGACGAGGCCGGCGGTGACGACAAGGTGCTGTGCGTGCCCACTGGCGACCAGCGGGCCGCGTGGCGCCAGGACATCGACGACGTCTCCGACTTCCACCGCCTGGAGATCCAGCACTTCTTCGAGGTCTACAAGGACCTCGAGCCGGGCAAGTCGGTCGAGGGCGCCCACTGGGTGGGCCGCGCGGAGGCGGAAGCGGAGATCGACCGCTCCTTCGAGCGTGCCCGCAACGCGGGCTACCACCACTGA
- a CDS encoding zinc-dependent metalloprotease codes for MTTDPRPAPTPEVVDWSAAAELAARVAPPGPRATRDELAALVGGLRDAASDAVEHVLTTTRMTPVSTRPDGGVRRVVGGPRDGAAELGSVHVVDRARWALANTQVMAAMTAPVAAALGEESVPTSQSARLGGALEVGGLLALLAPRVLGQFDPYARLGTGTGNDDDGAGDGEPGPGRLLLVAPNVLHAERTMGVDPRDFRLWVCLHEQTHALQFSAAPWLAAHLRDRVGGLLEDVTRTAVGLAKAPLHQKLATAGRTVADVVTGVLRPGTAAPFEHLMTPAQKDELAAITAVMALLEGHADVMMDAVGPRVVRSVRQIRHRFDKRRDGEGAPRLDIVLRRLLGMDAKLAQYRDGAAFVRAVERKVGRRGLNAVWTSADALPTAREIADAAAWVRRVHG; via the coding sequence GTGACCACCGACCCGCGGCCCGCCCCCACCCCGGAGGTCGTGGACTGGTCCGCGGCCGCCGAGCTCGCCGCCCGCGTCGCCCCGCCCGGGCCCCGCGCCACCCGCGACGAGCTCGCCGCGCTCGTGGGCGGCCTGCGTGACGCCGCCTCCGACGCCGTCGAGCACGTCCTGACCACCACCCGCATGACGCCCGTGTCCACGCGCCCGGACGGCGGAGTGCGCCGCGTCGTCGGCGGTCCGCGGGACGGCGCCGCGGAGCTCGGCAGCGTGCACGTCGTCGACCGCGCACGCTGGGCGCTCGCGAACACGCAGGTCATGGCCGCGATGACCGCGCCCGTCGCCGCGGCGCTCGGCGAGGAGTCCGTGCCGACGTCGCAGAGCGCACGCCTCGGCGGCGCGCTCGAGGTGGGCGGGCTGCTCGCGCTGCTCGCTCCGCGCGTGCTCGGCCAGTTCGACCCGTACGCGCGGCTCGGCACCGGTACCGGCAACGACGACGACGGTGCGGGCGACGGGGAGCCCGGGCCCGGTCGCCTGCTGCTCGTCGCCCCGAACGTGCTGCACGCCGAACGCACGATGGGCGTCGACCCCCGCGACTTCCGCCTGTGGGTGTGCCTGCACGAGCAGACCCACGCCCTCCAGTTCTCCGCCGCACCCTGGCTGGCCGCACACCTGCGCGACCGCGTCGGCGGCCTCCTGGAGGACGTCACCCGCACCGCCGTCGGCCTGGCCAAGGCGCCCCTGCACCAGAAGCTCGCCACGGCCGGACGCACCGTCGCCGACGTCGTCACCGGCGTGCTCCGGCCGGGCACCGCCGCCCCGTTCGAGCACCTGATGACCCCCGCCCAGAAGGACGAGCTCGCCGCGATCACCGCCGTCATGGCCCTGCTCGAAGGGCACGCCGACGTCATGATGGACGCCGTCGGCCCGCGCGTCGTGCGCTCCGTGCGGCAGATCCGCCACCGCTTCGACAAGCGGCGCGACGGCGAGGGCGCACCCCGCCTCGACATCGTCCTGCGCCGCCTCCTGGGCATGGACGCCAAGCTCGCCCAGTACCGCGACGGGGCGGCGTTCGTCCGCGCCGTCGAGCGGAAGGTCGGCCGACGCGGCCTCAACGCCGTGTGGACCTCCGCGGACGCGCTGCCGACGGCCCGCGAGATCGCCGACGCCGCCGCCTGGGTGCGTCGCGTCCACGGGTGA
- a CDS encoding sensor histidine kinase, giving the protein MPDVVSLSAPVAGTLGAVLVVLVLGAALLGRWVRRLRAHVRERSAEAERLRALAKERADRVSVLAHEIRTPLALVKGAGELLAERTPGALNDIQSTFVETITQNTEAVIAMAEDLLTEARLEADLFTLQLEETDLRHLVRRTVRELRQVNQMSISLDSRGAPVTVMVDRRLMRQALWNLVTNAGRHAGSAAPVVVRITPGEESVLVAVSDAGRGMDADERRDLFTPFAPHHRGTGLGLVITRRIVELHGGRVFVDTVARRGTTVLLSVPVVAR; this is encoded by the coding sequence GTGCCCGACGTCGTGAGCCTGTCCGCCCCGGTCGCCGGGACTCTCGGCGCGGTGCTGGTGGTCCTGGTGCTCGGCGCGGCCCTGCTCGGGCGCTGGGTGCGGCGTCTGCGCGCCCACGTGCGCGAACGGTCGGCCGAGGCCGAGCGGCTGCGCGCGCTGGCCAAGGAGCGGGCCGACCGCGTGTCGGTGCTCGCCCACGAGATCCGCACGCCGCTGGCCCTCGTCAAGGGGGCGGGCGAGCTGCTCGCCGAACGGACCCCGGGGGCGCTGAACGACATCCAGAGCACGTTCGTCGAGACGATCACGCAGAACACGGAGGCCGTCATCGCGATGGCGGAGGACCTGCTCACCGAGGCGCGGCTCGAGGCCGACCTGTTCACGCTCCAGCTCGAGGAGACGGACCTGCGCCACCTGGTGCGGCGCACGGTGCGCGAGCTGCGGCAGGTGAACCAGATGTCGATCTCGCTCGACTCGCGCGGTGCGCCCGTGACGGTGATGGTCGACCGGCGGCTCATGCGGCAGGCGCTGTGGAACCTCGTGACGAACGCGGGCCGCCACGCGGGCTCGGCGGCCCCCGTCGTCGTGCGGATCACCCCCGGTGAGGAGTCGGTGCTGGTCGCCGTCAGCGATGCGGGGCGCGGCATGGACGCCGACGAGCGGCGCGACCTGTTCACCCCGTTCGCGCCCCACCACCGCGGCACCGGGCTGGGGCTCGTCATCACCCGGCGGATCGTCGAGCTGCACGGCGGGCGCGTGTTCGTGGACACCGTCGCCCGCCGCGGCACCACCGTCCTGCTCAGCGTGCCGGTGGTGGCCCGATGA
- a CDS encoding ABC transporter permease — protein MTITAPPAAAPETPVGRRRRRTVRQDPVTVSLVVTVVVVLLVIVGIPLATILSTAVGPEGLAVLRAMVRSSVNRTILTNTVVLGLVVGVVGTAVGFLLAYVQARVQFRGKKILHLLALMPIVSPPFAVATASITLFGRNGMISRQLLGQEWNIYGLPGLTLVLSLSFFPVAYMNLLGMLRSLDPALDEAASSLGANRWQIFRTVTVPMLIPGLASSFLLLFVEAIADLANPLVIGGDYTVLASRAYIAITGEYNVPAGAAYSLVLLVPAIAVFLVQRYWAGRTSAVSVTGKPSGAATLTTGRWARVPLLVLAWGIGLLVVTIYGAVLVGGFVKILGVNNELTLKNYRYLLSGIGNDAIVDTTVLALIATPIAAVLGMLVAWLVVQRVRRGRGLLDFLGMAGLAVPGTVLGIGYAVTFNGPVTIAGVNVLPALAGGGAVLGGAVAIVMVYVARSMPAGQRSGIAALQQIDPAIDEASTSLGASGLQTFRRVTLPLVRPAFLAGLTYAFARSMTTISPIIFITTPRTRIMTSQILSEVDAGRFGNAFAYCTILIVIVLAVMGLLNLAVRDRSVRGPLSLQP, from the coding sequence ATGACCATCACCGCACCTCCCGCCGCCGCCCCCGAGACTCCCGTGGGGCGGCGGCGCCGCAGGACCGTCCGCCAGGACCCCGTCACCGTCTCGCTCGTCGTGACCGTCGTCGTCGTGCTGCTCGTGATCGTCGGCATCCCGCTGGCCACCATCCTGTCCACCGCCGTCGGCCCCGAGGGCCTCGCGGTCCTGCGGGCCATGGTGAGGTCGTCGGTGAACCGGACGATCCTGACCAACACGGTCGTCCTCGGCCTCGTGGTGGGCGTCGTCGGCACCGCCGTCGGCTTCCTCCTGGCGTACGTCCAGGCCCGGGTCCAGTTCCGGGGCAAGAAGATCCTCCACCTGCTCGCGCTCATGCCGATCGTGTCCCCGCCGTTCGCCGTCGCCACCGCGAGCATCACGCTGTTCGGCCGCAACGGGATGATCTCGCGCCAGCTCCTCGGCCAGGAGTGGAACATCTACGGGCTGCCCGGCCTGACGCTCGTGCTGTCCCTGTCGTTCTTCCCCGTCGCCTACATGAACCTGCTCGGGATGCTGCGCAGCCTCGACCCGGCGCTCGACGAAGCAGCCTCGAGCCTCGGCGCGAACCGGTGGCAGATCTTCCGCACCGTGACCGTCCCGATGCTGATCCCGGGCCTCGCGTCGTCGTTCCTGCTGCTGTTCGTCGAGGCCATCGCCGACCTCGCGAACCCGCTCGTCATCGGCGGCGACTACACCGTGCTCGCCTCGCGCGCCTACATCGCCATCACCGGCGAGTACAACGTGCCCGCCGGTGCCGCCTACTCGCTCGTGCTGCTCGTCCCGGCCATCGCCGTCTTCCTCGTGCAGCGCTACTGGGCGGGCCGCACCTCGGCCGTCTCCGTGACCGGCAAGCCGTCCGGGGCCGCGACGCTCACCACCGGACGGTGGGCACGCGTGCCGCTGCTCGTCCTCGCCTGGGGCATCGGGCTGCTGGTGGTCACCATCTACGGCGCCGTGCTCGTCGGCGGCTTCGTGAAGATCCTCGGCGTGAACAACGAGCTCACGCTGAAGAACTACCGGTACCTGCTGTCCGGCATCGGCAACGACGCCATCGTCGACACGACCGTCCTCGCCCTCATCGCGACGCCCATCGCGGCCGTCCTCGGCATGCTCGTCGCCTGGCTCGTGGTCCAGCGCGTGCGCCGCGGCCGCGGCCTGCTCGACTTCCTCGGGATGGCGGGCCTCGCCGTGCCCGGGACCGTGCTCGGCATCGGCTACGCCGTCACCTTCAACGGACCCGTGACCATCGCGGGCGTCAACGTCCTGCCGGCGCTCGCGGGCGGCGGGGCGGTCCTGGGCGGCGCGGTCGCGATCGTCATGGTCTACGTCGCGCGGTCGATGCCGGCCGGCCAGCGCTCGGGCATCGCGGCCCTCCAGCAGATCGACCCCGCGATCGACGAGGCGTCGACGTCGCTCGGCGCCTCGGGCCTGCAGACCTTCCGGCGCGTCACCCTGCCGCTCGTGCGACCGGCGTTCCTCGCCGGGCTCACGTACGCGTTCGCCCGCTCGATGACGACGATCTCCCCGATCATCTTCATCACCACGCCGCGCACCCGGATCATGACGTCGCAGATCCTCTCGGAGGTCGACGCCGGCCGGTTCGGGAACGCGTTCGCGTACTGCACCATCCTCATCGTCATCGTGCTGGCCGTCATGGGCCTGCTCAACCTCGCCGTGCGAGACCGCTCCGTCCGGGGCCCGCTCTCGCTCCAGCCGTGA
- the dacB gene encoding D-alanyl-D-alanine carboxypeptidase/D-alanyl-D-alanine endopeptidase yields MGWRVRAGATAFAVVALVGGYLVADAYDVVPGLLTLAPPHPEPAPFPTAPGAVAGPAPAPVLDPLPDDAPAPSADDVGALVRALADDTRLGPRVGAVVVDAVTGETLGGTAATTTFAPASTQKVLTAVAALTELNPDATLDTQVLLDGERLVLVGGGDMMLAAGPGDPQAVNGRAGLADLAAQVAASLRLTGQDTIRLAYDDSLFTGPAVAAAVPPVEAEMGFVAPVASMAVDIAMLGEGSWGPRAPDPAKAAAQAFGRALADQGVTVTGDIGKATARSGARVLGTVSSAPVREISAWAMQHSDNTITEVLGRLVAVETGRPGSAEGAIQAVLAVVRQLGVDLDGAVLVDLSGLGRGSHLTPRHLADVLRLTVDPTHPELRDVMTGLPIGALTGTLDSRFGGDNPARGLVRAKTGSLPNIVGLAGTVVTEEDRLLVFSLAADEIESGATVGARMIFDQFVGELAALGG; encoded by the coding sequence ATGGGGTGGCGGGTTCGTGCAGGTGCGACCGCCTTCGCCGTCGTCGCGCTCGTGGGGGGCTACCTCGTCGCCGACGCGTACGACGTCGTGCCCGGCCTGCTCACGCTCGCACCGCCGCACCCCGAGCCCGCCCCGTTCCCGACGGCGCCCGGCGCCGTGGCCGGCCCGGCGCCCGCGCCCGTCCTCGACCCGCTGCCCGACGACGCCCCCGCACCGTCGGCCGACGACGTCGGAGCGCTCGTGCGCGCCCTGGCCGACGACACCCGGCTCGGACCACGGGTCGGCGCCGTCGTCGTCGACGCCGTCACCGGCGAGACGCTGGGCGGCACCGCCGCGACCACGACGTTCGCCCCGGCATCGACGCAGAAGGTCCTCACCGCCGTCGCCGCGCTCACCGAGCTCAACCCCGACGCCACCCTCGACACGCAGGTGCTGCTCGACGGCGAACGCCTCGTCCTGGTGGGCGGCGGCGACATGATGCTCGCCGCCGGGCCGGGCGACCCGCAGGCCGTCAACGGCCGGGCCGGGCTCGCCGACCTCGCCGCGCAGGTGGCCGCCAGCCTGCGCCTGACCGGCCAGGACACCATCCGGCTCGCATACGACGACTCCCTGTTCACCGGCCCCGCCGTCGCCGCGGCCGTGCCGCCTGTCGAGGCCGAGATGGGCTTCGTCGCCCCCGTCGCGTCGATGGCGGTCGACATCGCCATGCTCGGCGAGGGGAGCTGGGGCCCGCGCGCCCCCGACCCCGCGAAGGCGGCCGCGCAGGCGTTCGGCCGGGCGCTCGCGGACCAGGGGGTCACCGTGACCGGCGACATCGGGAAGGCCACGGCCCGCTCGGGCGCGCGCGTGCTCGGCACCGTGAGCTCGGCCCCGGTCCGGGAGATCTCCGCCTGGGCGATGCAGCACTCCGACAACACGATCACCGAGGTGCTGGGCCGTCTCGTGGCGGTCGAGACGGGCCGGCCCGGCTCGGCCGAGGGCGCGATCCAGGCGGTGCTCGCCGTCGTCCGTCAGCTCGGGGTGGACCTCGACGGCGCGGTGCTCGTCGACCTCTCGGGTCTGGGCCGCGGGTCGCACCTCACCCCGCGGCACCTCGCCGACGTGCTGCGCCTGACCGTCGACCCCACCCACCCGGAGCTCCGCGACGTCATGACCGGCCTGCCGATCGGCGCGCTGACCGGGACGCTCGACTCCCGCTTCGGGGGCGACAACCCGGCCCGCGGGCTCGTGCGGGCCAAGACCGGGTCGCTGCCGAACATCGTGGGCCTCGCCGGCACCGTCGTCACCGAGGAGGACCGGCTGCTCGTGTTCTCCCTGGCCGCCGACGAGATCGAGTCCGGCGCCACCGTGGGCGCCCGCATGATCTTCGACCAGTTCGTGGGGGAGCTGGCCGCGCTCGGCGGCTGA
- a CDS encoding ABC transporter substrate-binding protein encodes MNVHRKVMTGAAAAALVLAVAGCASDAEPGADGGLSGELTVACGAMDDLCQAWTEAFQDKTGVRTSFVRLSSGETVARLAAAKNSPEFDVWHGGPVDGFGAAVQQDLLEAYESPTAAEIPEKYRDPDHYWTGVYVGVLGFCSNQTLLDRLGVDVPTAWDDLLDPNLKGQVSTAHPSTSGTAFTTLWTQVTRLGGVEPAFEFMTKLHQNVLQYSKSGTAPGQIAGRGEAAVGLVFSHDCVKYQEEGMDDLVVSFPEDGTGFEVGGVALVKGGKNPDAAKAYVDWAISAEAQEIGPTVGSYQLHTNPNAASDERMVDLDSVNLVDYDFAAAAEAKSELTARFDEEIAAQPRE; translated from the coding sequence ATGAACGTGCACCGCAAGGTGATGACAGGAGCGGCGGCCGCGGCCCTCGTGCTGGCCGTCGCCGGGTGCGCCTCGGACGCCGAGCCCGGCGCCGACGGCGGCCTGTCGGGCGAGCTGACCGTCGCGTGCGGCGCGATGGACGACCTGTGCCAGGCCTGGACCGAGGCGTTCCAGGACAAGACCGGAGTCCGGACGAGCTTCGTGCGGCTGTCGTCCGGCGAGACCGTCGCCCGGCTGGCGGCCGCCAAGAACAGCCCCGAGTTCGACGTCTGGCACGGCGGCCCGGTCGACGGGTTCGGCGCCGCGGTGCAGCAGGACCTGCTCGAGGCCTACGAGTCCCCGACCGCCGCCGAGATCCCCGAGAAGTACCGGGACCCGGACCACTACTGGACCGGCGTGTACGTCGGCGTCCTCGGCTTCTGCTCGAACCAGACCCTGCTCGACCGGCTCGGCGTCGACGTGCCGACCGCGTGGGACGACCTGCTCGACCCGAACCTCAAGGGCCAGGTGTCCACCGCCCACCCGTCGACCTCCGGCACGGCGTTCACCACGCTGTGGACGCAGGTGACGCGGCTCGGCGGCGTCGAGCCCGCGTTCGAGTTCATGACCAAGCTCCACCAGAACGTCCTGCAGTACTCCAAGTCCGGCACCGCGCCCGGGCAGATCGCCGGCCGCGGCGAGGCCGCCGTCGGGCTCGTCTTCAGCCACGACTGCGTCAAGTACCAGGAGGAAGGCATGGACGACCTCGTCGTCTCCTTCCCCGAGGACGGCACCGGCTTCGAGGTCGGCGGCGTCGCGCTCGTCAAGGGCGGCAAGAACCCCGACGCGGCCAAGGCGTACGTCGACTGGGCCATCTCGGCCGAGGCGCAGGAGATCGGCCCGACCGTCGGGTCGTACCAGCTCCACACCAACCCGAACGCGGCCTCCGACGAGCGGATGGTCGACCTCGACTCCGTCAACCTGGTCGACTACGACTTCGCCGCCGCAGCCGAGGCGAAGTCCGAGCTGACGGCCCGCTTCGACGAGGAGATCGCGGCCCAGCCGCGCGAGTGA